A part of Streptomyces sp. NBC_00557 genomic DNA contains:
- a CDS encoding fructosamine kinase family protein codes for MVNRDEEREGPAEAAARLTGRPAGGARAAASGSPAEVTLEGGTPVVVKRGEAPGAVRAEVAGLRWLAAAHAVRVPAVLGHDDRWMVTERVPTGRPDPETAMRFGQALAALHAAGASDFGSPPPGGPGDAFIGLAPMRNEPGSDWPRWYAEHRVLPYVRGAVDRGTLRPREAAVFERVCAVLPDLAGPAEPPARLHGDLWNGNVLWGADGEVRLIDPAAHGGHRETDLAMLRLFGCPHLDRVLAGYEQRAPLAPGWRERVGVHQLFPLLVHAVLFGRGYAEQALAVARDALARAV; via the coding sequence GTGGTCAACCGAGACGAAGAGCGCGAGGGTCCGGCAGAGGCGGCGGCCCGGCTCACCGGACGCCCGGCCGGCGGCGCGCGGGCGGCCGCGTCCGGATCGCCGGCCGAGGTGACGCTGGAGGGTGGTACACCGGTGGTGGTCAAGCGGGGCGAGGCTCCCGGTGCCGTCCGCGCGGAGGTCGCGGGGCTGCGCTGGCTGGCCGCCGCGCACGCGGTGCGGGTGCCCGCGGTACTCGGCCACGACGACCGCTGGATGGTGACGGAGCGCGTGCCGACCGGGCGTCCGGACCCCGAGACGGCGATGCGTTTCGGCCAGGCACTCGCCGCACTGCATGCGGCGGGCGCTTCGGATTTCGGATCCCCGCCGCCCGGCGGGCCGGGGGACGCCTTCATCGGCCTCGCCCCCATGCGCAACGAGCCGGGCTCCGACTGGCCCCGCTGGTACGCGGAGCACCGGGTGCTGCCGTATGTGCGCGGCGCCGTCGACCGCGGCACGCTCCGCCCCCGCGAGGCGGCCGTGTTCGAGCGGGTCTGCGCGGTGCTGCCGGACCTGGCGGGCCCCGCCGAGCCGCCCGCGCGGCTGCACGGCGACCTGTGGAACGGGAACGTGCTGTGGGGCGCGGACGGCGAGGTCCGGCTCATCGACCCGGCCGCGCACGGCGGCCACCGGGAGACCGATCTCGCGATGCTCCGGCTCTTCGGCTGCCCCCATCTCGACCGGGTGCTCGCCGGGTACGAGCAGCGGGCGCCGCTCGCCCCCGGCTGGCGCGAGCGCGTCGGCGTGCACCAGCTCTTCCCGCTCCTGGTCCACGCGGTGCTGTTCGGACGCGGGTACGCGGAACAGGCCCTGGCGGTGGCGCGGGACGCGCTGGCGCGGGCGGTCTGA
- the tgmA gene encoding putative ATP-grasp-modified RiPP produces MQPFTLNYARPAVQLDVTTPYAYDSGLQLNVLPDGRIAATDHATLRALGTTTSTAGSKTHFDD; encoded by the coding sequence ATGCAACCGTTCACGCTCAACTACGCGCGCCCCGCTGTGCAGTTGGACGTCACCACTCCGTATGCGTACGACTCCGGACTGCAGTTGAACGTCCTCCCGGACGGGCGGATCGCCGCCACCGACCACGCGACCCTGAGAGCGCTGGGGACCACGACCTCCACCGCCGGTTCCAAGACGCACTTCGACGACTGA